CTCAACCTCTCACTTTCTGTTAAACCACCTGAGCAGTCATGACTATCAAGGGCCTCCATCTCCTGTAATATCCTCCTCTTAGAAGTCTCCAAGTTTCCAAATACGTCCCTATTCCAAGACTTCAGATCGAGCTTGAGGagttttagtttttctttaCATATAATAAACCCATTCCCTTGAATAGAATAAGACTGCCATTTGTCCTTCACCATCCTGCTGAACCCTCTCTCCAACAGCCATGCATCTATGGTTCTAAACGGTTTTTGGACCCCAGTCCTTCTCTACTGACTTCACCACTAGTGCACAATGGTCTGACACTTCCCTTCGAAGGACATATTGTTTACTCTTGGGCCATAGAAGTAACCAGTCTTCAGTAACAAGTACTCTATCAATTCTACTCTTAGCCGTTCCATCAGATTTAAACCACGTAAACTTCTTGCCTACCAGAGGTAAATCTAATAAGAAGTTGGAATCAATAAAGCTATTAAACCCATTCACCTCGCTTTTTTGTTCACCCCTGTCTGTTATACCTTTCCTCTCATTGCTGCTTCTCACTGCATTAAAGTCTCCACAGATGCACCATGCCAAAACATGTGATGACTGTCTTACTTTGGAGATGTCCTCCCAAAGAGTCTTCTTACCTCTCAAGGAGCAAGAAGAATAAACATTGACCATGACACACCTATAAGAAGTTTTAAGGTGTTGGCCGTATACAGCTATGTAACCAGTTCCCATCACATGACTTTCATACTCAAAAACGTCCTTATGCCACATTGACAACAAACTTCCACTACCTTCATCTCTTTTATTGTGAATCCAGCCCACATTGTTATCCCCCCAAATCACAAAACACCTAGCATCCGAGAGCTCTTTGGATTTTGTTTCTTGTATACAAACAAAGTCAGCTTCCTCCCTTCCTATAACATGTCTCATATATCTAGCTTTGGTACCTCCCCCCAGCCCTctgatatttaaattaactatGATCATAAAAACCGATCCTTCCCTCCCTCCTCCGCACTCTTCAGAATCTCCAAATCTCTTGCTTCCATGTTTACATATTCCTTGATTACCTCCTTTTTTTCCCCGCGACACATGGTTCCTACGCGTCTACTAATCTCCCACAGCTTGGCTGATTCGTCCTCCGATTCAGTGACATTCAAACATTTGTTACAGTTGCCTATATCCCCATCCGAAAGCGAAACTGAGGACAATCCCTGTCTTGGTTGAACACTAATCCCAGCTTGAGAGTATCTGGATATTAACCTTGCGGAACGCCTGGGATGAGAATGTGAGATCCCCATTTCCGTTAGGCCTTTCATCTTGCGCCGTCGTTGATTGGTTTTTGTTGCCTTTCCCACTACCTCATCGTCGTCTCCTGGACAAGGTAGTTGGTCTTCACCTGCGAGCAAAACCCCTGACCCCGATGCTTCTTTCCTACAGATAGAATCATTCCCAGCACTCTGACGCCTTACAAGGTCCAATTGCAGCTTACCCAAACCTCTCTCCTTCCCTGGCTTATTGTAAATGGTGGCATTCTTCTCAGCATCCCACACCTCCTGAGATAGGTGCTGCTCTCGTTCACGTTGTACACAAACACTTCCAACGGGATTATTTTCTTCCTCACTGACAAGCCCAATTCCCTTCCGTGATGGTCCTAGCCCACCTTCATTAGAAGCATCATCCTCGTTTTGGGCCTCCTTCTTTTTACGTAGGCCCAAACCTGATTGAACCTCCCTCTGAGAATTAAAGCTCTCTATGTCCACCACTATTATTTCCAGATCAGCATGTGCACAGGGTACGTTATTAGTAAAACCTCATGCTTGATCTAAAGCGCTGACAGTAGCAGGTTCTGCTAATATCTTCTGCCCCTGTATTTCCTCATTCGTGCAAAGCTTTTCACCTTCCCTCTGACTCACTCTACTTTTTGTGGAAGATTCCCCAAAATAGGCCTTTGACTTATACGTCTCCCCTCCTCCCCCCTTACCTACTCCGATCTCCTTTCCGATTGACCGTACATCGTCCCCAGCCCTCCGACCGAGCTCCTCCTCACCACTCTTCACTGAAAACACAGATTCTTCAACATAGGTTTCCGATGAAGAAATACTATAAAAAGAATGTAGTCATGATGATAGTTGTTGCATCGACCTGCTGTGCTCACCGGGGACTCCTCTTCTATAGAGATGCTTAGCAAGTGACCGTTTATTCTCATCTTCTTTGCCATCCTGATATTACAATTGTTCTCAATACGAACTTGCAGTCGAGCGAACTGAAGGTTCTCCCATGTCAACGTTGCTTTGTCTATAGATATCAGGCTGGCTGCTTCTCCTATCACTCTTGCAAAGCATGTGTTGTTCCAGAGAGATATCGACAAGCCATAACATCTCACCCAAACTTTTTTGTGACTTGCAACCCGTGCCTCCGTCCATGGTTCAATGTTcacaaaaaaaactatcaaACCACTCTCTGTTGAGCTTTATCACCTCCTCCATGTTCTCACCTTCCCTTGGTGTTAGGAGAGCTAAGTTGTCCCCCATAGATCTTACTTGGATCATGTTCATTCCTCCTCTAACAAATTCTTCTCCCAGTTGATCAAAGTCCATACCAGCATTGTATTTACCTACTGCACTCCTCACCATCCATGGAAGGTTTTGTATTTGCGTATTAAAAGCTGGTCCCTTCCACTCCTTCCGTGCTTGTCCTCTAACAGCATCCACATAAGATTTTTTCTCACTCTTTTCCACCCAGATCTCCTTCCCTTTCCTACGTGTGTTTTCGTTAAAGTGTTTTGACTCCTTCTTCTCATATATGGGCTTCTCCATGTTCGTATAGCTAGACTTTTTTCTCTCCACCCCTGGAAGCTCCTCTTGACGACGACGGTATTTTGGGATGTTCACGAAGAGTTTCGTACTCCCTATATAAATCTGGTCAAGATCCCTCTCTAGCTTCCCCACATTTCTCACCTCAAAGAATCTCACGAAGCCAAACCTTCTTCCCCACTTATTACGTCTTCGTGAGATgaaaacttctttcaccctCGCCCATCTCTGGAAGATTTTTAACATATCTATTTCTCCAAAGCCACCGGggaagtttgagaaaaagaatgTTGTAAAATCATTAGACTTACCAGATGGTTTACGAACGGGACCACGACCGCCGCTCCTTTCCGACGTGAACGCTCTGCTTCCCATGTTTCAACTATAGCTAGTAGGCCCCCGATAAAAACCATTTTGCGTAGGTTTTTCATAGTTAGGGTCCGTTTTTGGCCTATtctaataaacattttttttgtagtggatactctaaatttaaaaaaaaaaagttgtgatTTAATTCATTACAGTAGAAAAAGGGTTTTACTTTAATAAGTGGTTAAATATAAAACTTTGTTCACCATAAATCTACTATACCAAACAACAAACAATGATCTTCGTCACTCATGCCATCCAAACACTCCTTAACAATTTTCTTACATTTGGTCTTATCTCGACCAGTGGCACGAAAAAAGGTCCAACATTACTGAAGTAATCTCGCCTGGGCGAGATTGGACTCACTTAGGCGAACTTCTCTGGGACCTTCTGGCATGAGCTAGTGCTGGAGTGAATGCTAGTTCTTTCCGGCTTCCcttttatatttgtatataatcCTTTTGTTCTTTCATCTTCATTATTTCCTAAAATCTTGAAATTAATACAAacttgggaataaatcgttcttatgcaaattataatcacaaaatatgtaaagagatttaaattcataaattaggggttatattatagttattttatcagtTAAGTCTTAATTTATCTAGGGATCAAAATTCATTGGGAATTATGAATAGATAATAGCAAATTTTCTCGTAGTGTATTAATGTGTATGTTCAATTGATTTGTGAATTTTGTAAATGATGTGTATTGTATGAGAAGGTTGAAATTGTTATTAAATTGAGGTTATACGtttaagataatatataaattgttgTTTGATTTTTGTATTAAGTATTGAGTCCTATGTTGTAATAAAGATCCTCTAACTTCACTAATGGTTTATGCACATAGTATAAGgcatcaggtggtgagaagttgatAAGGGATCATGTGTAGATACATGGTGTTGGATGTCTTAAACTTAcccttatattttttcttaggtTCGCTTGTAAATCTAAGTGTTGGGTATTTGATCAGATGTTAGTATCTAGTATGAGTTACTTAATTGTCTTTTAGAAGACGTTAGTTGATAATTCACTTATTGAATATCCTTGATGTATAGATCCATGTGGTCTATATGGTTGTTATATATTGGTattgttataaaattaaaatattgtggTTGATACATATATTTTGCATCTCTatgtttgattgaaaaagaaaCTAGTTTATTTATGAATTACTAACCTAATTGTCtcttatatatttgtatataataaaaattaatttaaataatttaccactttttttattttttttaaatttaatatatgaatcaaacaacatttaattttttattttattttttctgtataaaaaatgtaactattatttaaagttcaatttattttatattttaaaacaaatgaattatttttattatatatataacacgactttattttgattttattttaaaatttaatattttaatcaaactgattttattttatacttcactaattttatgaaaataataacatCTAGAagcatatttataatttttgttttctttttctaacaaGAAGTTGTTCctacttttaaaacttttaacatGTAAGGTGTCATTGATAACATAATCTGTGATGGActttaagtatattttttttttcatatctagGCTTATcaatatttctttcttcaaacactaaattaaacatatttaagaCTTAAATTTTCTGGAGAAAACAATAAAACTAATACAGAACTTGAATTTTATTTCTGgccagatttttatttttaaggtaTCATTCTTAGCATCCCCACAATTTGATATTAATtctgaaatatataattaaaattgtaaaaatacaaaatttgtaataaatataaagtatgtttaatttatttggagacattctgaaatatataattaaaaaattatattaaattgtgTATTTTAGGATTTaataatagatatttttttataaaaaactattacactttacattaattttttagatAACTAATGTAAAAAATGCTTATTAAACTAAtcaatgtaaaatatatttttttaactaaatttttctactaaaataaataaaaagtaatataataaaaatgtaacaaTTTAAATAACTAATTCTTGTATCCTACAATATGAATAAAGAAGGATAGAATAATTTCAAGatgtttctttttttcattaataatttaaagaGAGTACATCTTTTCACTTTGATCaacacataaattaaaaatgagaaaattgGGAGCAAACTCAAAAATATAACAGGTGAGTTCAAAGATAAGGATAATCCATATTTTGCAAGGCCATCTGCTACCGAGTTAGTCTCTCTAAACACATGGTTCCAAGAGATGTAATCAACTTTGGCACCCATATGAATTATGGAAGACACAACATTATAGAAAGGATGAGTTTGTTCGATGAGTCCCCAATTGATAAGTTGGATAGCTGTTTGAGAATCActctcaacaataaaaaatttatatcccATTGATATGGCTAGTTCCATTCCAATTTTGATTGCAAATAATTCAGCCTCTGCTGCTGAACCAACTCTTAAGGTAGTAGAGAAGCCAAAAAGAAATTCACCATTACAATCTCTAAAAACACCTCCTGCACTAGCCTTTCTTCCATCAAGGGTGAAAGCTCCATCACAGTTAATCTTAATAAATCCTTTGGGAGGTGGTATCCAACAAACTAATCTTACGGGATTTGGATTGTCCTACAAACACTTTGTTTATTAGTTGATGaataaattataagaaataaaaatataaaaattggatTGCACGATAATCTTCTAATATCtcattaaatatcaataataataatatgaaaatagtATAAAAGAACTTTTATATTGAAGAACAATGACAAAAGAATGTACATAAATCAGACATGACAAGAGAATATAAAGGCCAGTAGGAGTTTTAAATGTCATTCTATACGCCCACAGATTTTCATCAAGTTTGATTGACCAATCTTTCCTTGATGCAACCACTTTCCTTCATCAAGCTAACCAGTAATGCAGGTAAAGTTGGAGCAACAAATGGTTTGGTTGACCTAGAAGGGTGCCATCCATCAAGATTTAACttgttttttaaaagttattgtCGTCGCTTTCATATTACTAAGTTAGCAAAGTCGTATTATGTTATGATGCATTTGGTATGCGAAGTAAATTTATGTGGTAAGGTACTTTTGGCATGCATTTATATGTTATACGCAAAGTTATCAACGCCATAAAAGGGCACAATTAAAGGCAAGTCACGAGCTTAAGATACATAAAATGATTAGCCTACCTAAATTTTGTCTGAGTTCAAACATTAAAATACACACTTATAAGGATATACAAAACAGTTAATAAGTTCCAATATTAAATAcatgcataaaaataaaatatggttCATAATCTTAGAGTTTAAGAGTCCTCCAAAAGCTTTTCCATCAACTATACTTTTGCATGGGTTTAGCTCAGAGAAGTCCACCGTTGGATGGACAATAGCTGCCTGCTCCAAGGCTGTTTCAAACCCAACAATGAATGATTAGGTCGCGTCATCCTTCAGGGAATCTACCATCTTGGAGAACTCGCCCTTTTTACAAGTTATCTCATCTCCCATCTCTTTCTTCAAACTTTCAATCTTTCTAGATAGGTCAACCTTCTCTTTGGCCAGGATTAAAGAAGCCCATAGTTGACAACCAGATTGTTTGAAttcaaaaaagtaaaagaacACTTCCACAGTCGGCGAAATGTCGAGTTAGGAACATAAAATAATGAAACCTCAAATGAGTGCCCAGCTATTCAGATGTAGCTGGGCAAGAGCCACGTTGAGCTCGGTCAACAGCTCTTTTTCAAAAATAGAGATGGGAAgacgcaaaaaaaaaaaaaattggtaaaaAAGGTAGCATGGAAAAATCAGAATGGCCCATCTAGGTCTGACGACTCATCATTACATATCGGTTCGCCGTCTCTACATACTACAACTTTCACTAAACTCTCATCTTTTTTAAACCACCCCCTGATTCCCTTAACTCTCTAACTTTTACACGAGTAGTATAAACAGAGTTTTCCTTAACCAATTCTTTTTTGGCCCAAAGGTAAGTAGAGTTATAATCCATCTCTGAAAGCAATTAAGGCATGAACAAGCAatgaaaatacaaagaaaagaTAAGCCTCTTCGCCTCGCCATGTTCGGCTTGAGGCTGGGGAATGTGTACTGGTCGGACGTGCTCGGGACCCGACCCGAGCTCTTAAGTGTGTTATCTTGGTTGGTTAGGTCAATACGGGGAAATACTTAGCTCGGTCTAAGATAAATGGCAAGCCCAATGATACATCAAGAAGTCAGACCAAATAGCTGGCAGCCCATGTTAGAAAGATAATTAAGGTAAAAATAACATAAGAAATAATTGAATTAGTTGAGTACAAATGTCATTTTTAAAATCAGTAAACAACTAGAGATAATGTTCTGCTTGTAACCATAAAATAAACAGGATATCTTTATGTTTGTTAAACTCCTGAATGAGGGTCTATGAAtactataaaagggacttgaaaCACTGAGCAAAGGTAAGTTGAAATCCCGAAAGACTACAGTCATATAGTTATTTTGTATTCAGATTCTGATAGTTATATGCTCTCAcggacttgatcgtcggagtgtaatTAACAGGTGAAACTCAATTCACTGTGAATTATTAGCATCTCAAagcaacaataataaaaaagaaaagtcaGTCCAAAATTCACCAATAAAATTCGATCCAGGTTAGCCGACAAGAACAAGTAACCTAAAGAATATTTGTTCGATAGTTAAATTCAAATTATGTATTACTTTTGTAATTTAGATGGGAAacgtttatattttattttattttatacactaATTCCTCGACGGTTACATCAAATTacttattttacattaatttttttctttcataatgataatataagatttcattaatttttaagttcggataaatttatgaatttttaattgaatttttattaaaaatattatttattaagtatttaaaattaattattatatttttaaattgagtgAATCGAAGTGGTTGTTGTCTTGAATGATCATTGCTTAtgtgttttaattaaaaataaaataaaaataacataattaatttttaaatttattataaatttgagtgtttttaaattgaatttttataaaaaaaatttataatgtcaagaaccaccaaaaacaataaaaaaaaaacttttgaaatcTTAATAATCTTTATCAAATCCCCTTATTTTGTGCTCCCACatgcttgtttttttttaatatttaatttgaaaaaataaataatgttaagattttaaatatgtattattttaatggagTGTTTAATTTCTATGCATGATGTAAAATAATGACACAATATACTAATATATTATACTAAATAAGAATACAACCACTAGTAAATGTGTTAAGGAAAATTTTGTTTTAcactttttatttgtaattaaagatataattaagccattaataacatattttattctcattgatgaaagaaattttaaatattttaagtataGCATTAGGTTTGACCAATCACTTAAAGTCAATTAAATTTATGGATATTtgtaaaatacattttaaatttctgtaaataataattaaaattaactaattaaattatttttattaattagataTGTATATGTAAAACTTTGCCAACATTTCattcaataaataatatttaactaacAAATTTTGAGTATAATGAATTGTCTCATTTCACCTGTAATCTAGACTAAACAAATTAGATGATCCAATAAACCGTATATGAAATGAGATTTTTCTTGTTTCCAATACATGGAGTAGTTTTTTCCATGAAAGTTTTTGTTGAAATGGGTGGACCCTGCCTGCACATGATGATACTGATATGGAATTGCTGATAGTTATATGAACCTAACTTTAGGTAGCCTAACTTCAGGTAATTACCTCAAATGCTGGATCACATAATGTAAaccaaaaaagttaaaatttccTTATTTATCATGCCATTTATCTCTTTAAACCTGTGGGTTATGTATTTATATCATGCATGTGTGCACTCTGCTACCATGTTATATATTTGAAGTGGGTGTCATGTTTTTGTGATTCATGTTGTCTTCGTTGTTTTAGATTCTCAGGTTTGGGGTTTGGGGTTGGGGTTTGAAGATTGGTTTGGGGTGATATATATACCTACAATGGGTTTTGATACCAATTTGGTGATTACTACCATTGGGTTTGGGTTGAGAGCAACTTTCATTGTCTTTGTTTCGTTTGCTCAAGACTAGTTTGTGGAAGACTACAAGAACGTGTGGAGTACCAAGTGTATATGAAATTGATCAAGAACGGACataaaacgggtaattttctttttctttgtttgaGTTCATTTTGCTAGTTAACTATCATTATTAGTGATTAGTaatgaaacaaaatattaaactcTTCTTAGTTACAAAGTTATGGCTTTCAATTGTGCTTATCTTGTTAAACTTCATTTGAGAAAATGATACATAGCAGTAATAAGTCCTTACTGTGATTCAGGTGTCATTGAATTTCGTAGAGAAAATATCTTATGGAAAATTTCAATAAGATAAAGAAATGGATGCTTGGTATTAATTAGAATGTATACTTCCTTTTAAAACCAAGAATTTGTTCATGTATATATCATTTTCTCAAATGAAGTTtagaaagataaacacaattGAAAGCCATgactttataattaaaaagagttcaatattttatttcattaccAATCACTAATCATGTTAATTAACTAGCAAAATGAA
The genomic region above belongs to Phaseolus vulgaris cultivar G19833 unplaced genomic scaffold, P. vulgaris v2.0 scaffold_321, whole genome shotgun sequence and contains:
- the LOC137817619 gene encoding uncharacterized protein, with amino-acid sequence MRHVIGREEADFVCIQETKSKELSDARCFVIWGDNNVGWIHNKRDEGSGSLLSMWHKDVFEYESHVMGTGYIAVYGQHLKTSYRCVMVNVYSSCSLRGKKTLWEDISKVRQSSHVLAWCICGDFNAVRSSNERKGITDRGEQKSEVNGFNSFIDSNFLLDLPLVGKKFTWFKSDGTAKSRIDRVLVTEDWLLLWPKSKQYVLRREVSDHCALVVKSVEKDWGPKTV